Proteins encoded by one window of Muntiacus reevesi chromosome 6, mMunRee1.1, whole genome shotgun sequence:
- the FMC1 gene encoding protein FMC1 homolog — translation MAALGSPLRTWRGLLRELRYLNAATGRPYRDTAAYRYLVKAFRAHRVTSEKLCRAQHELHFQAATYLCLLRSIREHVALHQEFHGKGERSVEESAGLVGLKLPQQPGGKGWEP, via the exons ATGGCGGCCTTAGGGTCACCGCTGCGCACTTGGCGAGGCCTTCTACGGGAGTTGCGCTACTTGAACGCGGCCACAGGCCGACCCTATCGCGACACCGCAGCTTATCGGTACCTCGTCAAAGCTTTCCGTGCGCATCGG GTCACCAGTGAGAAACTGTGCAGAGCCCAGCATGAGCTTCATTTCCAAGCTGCCACCTATCTCTGCTTGCTACGCAGCATTCGAGAACACGTGGCCCTTCATCAGGAATTTCATGGCAAGGGTGAGCGCTCAGTGGAAGAGTCTGCTGGCTTAGTGGGTCTCAAGTTGCCCCAGCAGCCTGGAGGGAAGGGCTGGGAGccatga